acccatagtgctatatccatggctcatgctcatgtattgcgtgaaagttgaaaaaagtttgagattactaaagtatgaaacaattgcttggcttgtcatcggggttgtgcatgatgagagcattcttgtgtgacgaaaatggagcatgaccaaactatatgattttgtagggatgaactttctttggccatgttattttgagaagacatgattgcttagttagtatgcttgaagtattattatttttatgtcaatattaaacttttatcttgaatctttcggatctgaacattcatgccacaataaagaaaattacattgagaaatatgttaggaagcattccacatcaaaaattctgtttttatcatttacctactcgaggacgagcaggaattaagcttggcgatgcttgatacgtctccaacgtatctataattttttattgttccatgctattatatattctgttttggatgtttaatgggctttattatacacttttatattatttttgggactaacctactaacccaaggcccagtgcaaattgctgtttttttgcctatttcagtgtttcgcagaaaaggaataccaaacggagtccaaacggaatgaaaccttcgggagcgtgatttttggaacaaacgtgaccCATAgcacttggagtggacgtcaagaaatcaacaaggaggccacgaggcaggtaggcacgcctgccccctaggcgcgcccccaccctcgtgggcccctcgtagctccaccgacctacttcttcctcctatatatacccatgtaccccgaaaacatccaggagcaccacgaaaccctatttccaccgccgcaaccttctgtacccatgagatcccatcttggggcctttttcggcgctccgccggagggggaatcaatcatggagggcttatacatcaacaccatagcctctccgatgatgtgtgagtagtttaccacagaccttcgggtctatagctattagctagatggcttcttctctctctttgggtctcaatacaaagttctcctcgatcttcttggggatctattcgatgtaactcttttgcggtgtgtttgtcgagatccgatgaattgtgggtttatgatcaagattatctatgaacaatatttgaatctcctctgaattcttttatgtatgattttttatctttgcaagtctcttcgaattatcagtttggtttggcctactagattgatctttcttgcaatgggagaagtgcttagctttgggttcaatcttgcgttgctcgatcccagtgacagaaggggaaacgacacgtattgtattattgccatcgaggataaaaagatggggtttatatcatattgcttgagtttatccctctatatcatgtcatcttgcctaatgtgttactctgttcttatgaacttaatactctagatgcatgctggatagcggtcgatgtgtggagtaatagtagtagatgcaggcaggagtcggtctacttggcgcggacgtgatgcctatatagatgatcatgcctagatattctcataattatgcacttttctatcaattgctcgacagtaatttgttcacccaccgtaatacttatgctatcttgagagaagccactagtgaaacctatggcccccgggtctattttccttcatataagtttccaatctatttttactttgcaatctttactttcagtctttatcataaaaataccaaaaatattatcatctctatcagatctcacttttgcaagtggccgtgaagggattgacaacccctttatcgcgttggttgcaaggttcttatttgtttgtgtaggtacgagggacttgcgtgtggcctcctactggattgataccttggttctcaaaaactgagggaaatacttacgctactttgctgcatcaccctttcctcttcaagggaaaaaccaacgcatgctcaagaggtagcaacgacaagtcaagttacaagaagaCTTCGTCAActtcaagtcgtcctcctacttcAAGAAACTTCAAGCCaagagcttcatcatcatctactccaaccgatgagaccatcaagacaagtttaATCAAGTGCTTCACATGTGGCGGCCggggccacaagtccttcgaatgTACCAACAAGTgcaccatgatcctcaatgaTGACGAaacctatgactccatgagtgaagaggaAATGGACGCCATTgcgcaagtggccatgcaccgccaagtgaatgaagatgaagatgatcaaggcTTTTGTGACAAAGATTCGAGCCCcactcttgttgtctccaaggtcttgactcttcaacatcaacaagacgaagaccaaagatgccatctCTTCCACACAAAGGCGGGCATCAGTGGAAGGTTcgtgaaggtcatcatcgatggagggagttgccataacttggcgagtgaagaactatgctccaagctccaattggtcaagatgaaggaTCCCCACCCCTACAAGGTCCAATGGCTTAGTGACTCCGGCACTATCCAAGTGGAACATATGCTGCAAGTTTCCTTCAAGATCGGAGcatatgaagacactttggagtgtgatgtcatTCCGATGTCCGTTttccacctccttcttggacaaccatggcaatttgaccgaggagTCATCCACACCGGGCATCCACAACCATGGCAatttgatttggcacgatcttgatgtaccgcgagctttgttattatagttggatcttatggtgttcttccctctctgccttgtgatgaattgaatcttttcctttgaggttttgttatgtcggattgaatctttggatgtgagagcacttgatgtatgtcttgcgatgggatatccgtggtgacaatgggatgttttggttatcaacttgcggattcccgtggtgacattggggtaatctatgcataggggttggtacgccttttcatattcctttctccgatagaaatcttgAGATACtcttgaagttctttgtgttggattgaatattatgaatctgagattgtgtgatgcatatcgtataattgacccacggatacttgtggtgacattggagtatctaggtgacatttgagtttgattgatgtgtgtcatgtggtgttattttagtacgaactctagggcagtttgtgacacttatatgaatagcccaatagatcgaccagaaagaataattttgaggtggtttcgtaccctacaagcaatttcatcttatgttctccgcgataggaactttggagtgattctttgttgcacgttgagggattgttatataatccaattatgttatcattattgagagaatttgcactagtgaaagtatgaaccctaggccttgttttcaagcattgcaacatcgtttttgctcacttttgttactagttaccttgctgtttttatttattcagattataaaaatatatttctaccatccatgttacacttgtatcaccatctcttcgccgaactagtgcacctatacaatttaccattgtattgggtgtgttgggacaCAAGGGATTCTTTGTTATtcggttgcagggttgtttgagagagaccatctttatcctacgcctcccacagattgataaaccttatgtcatccacttgagggaaattttctaccgtcctacaaaactttgcgcttggaggcccaacatgagtcgacaagaagaaggttgcaaaGTAGACATGAACGCCCTAGCGATCAGACGACCGACAgggaccggacgtccgacacctCCAGCGCCCGGACGAACGAGCTCCTCCGGAAGACCGGCAACACCCTCACCAAGCCAAAACGTCGGAAGTATGGTGGCCTCCGGACGACCGACGCCTCGGACGCCCGACCCCAACCGGACGCCCGACACAACCTGATCAGAGCCGAAACGTCGGACTTCCGACAAGTACCGGACGTCCGAGCCCCCTCGAGACGCCAGACGACCGGTAGTTGTCGGACGTCCGACACGTGTGCGTGCACCGCGTTTTGGGCCGAAACCCACTTACCCTTTCGTGAcactagactatatatactcctcctcctccctcttatTAGGGTTatcaaaggattagctcatttgagagatagagctttgctcatccacttgataCCCTTCTCCATTGGAGTTCACggcctcttcggagaagatcccccaagtggattcaagacccctcacgggaagacccCCTCAAGGCCTCCTTATGGAGAAGAACTTGCtacttgtatcgtcctttgttgatcgtggatcgtgtatctctttgtgttccgaggatctagcacatgtgtaattgAATCTTGTTGTCTTGAGTGtttcctctcgtgtttccccctcgtgttcttcatAGGATCTGCTCcaatcatgaaagatcggccctagggtttccaccctacatcagCTTGCAGGTTGCAGTTCATCTCTGCGCCAATTGGCGCAACGGGTCATCAGTAAAAGAACAATTCCCCAAAGCGAGAATTAGGATTTACCAAAGGAGAGGATAAAGATTTGGTGAATCTAGGCTTTGGAATATGTGCAACAAAATTTGACTCCCACCAAAGATTGCAACAAGTTTCAAATTAGTCTAGAAAAAGACTAAAGGGAGAACAGAGCCAAAAATCACATAATTGCTACAAAATCTCACAATTGCTTTTTGATATGTGAGTATGTGACACTCACCATTGGTTGGCATACCCTGGCAAAGCCAGTCAATTTATATTCTAGAAATTTCTACAAACATGTTTACTTATTAATACACTACATGCACTATTAAGAtaattgtcatattgcttagagATCTCTTCCATGGAATTTAATAATATTAAAATACACATGAATACATGCACACATACACATATATATGTGGAGAAACTCTATAATTTATGTAATCATCAAAAAATAGTTCAGATAAAACTTTTTTCACAAACATAAAATTTAAATTTAACATAAGCAATTGCCAAGTGATATAAGTTACATCTATATAATAAATAATGTTATAATTAATATGTAGACATATTGTTATATTCTTAATTATATGTGCCAAGTAATAAAAACTTGTACTTGTTAAGATTGTAGTATTAGAAAACTAATATTAAAATATAAAATTTTAGTATAAAATATTTCTAATTTCCTGGTTTTATGAGTTTAAGCTTTTGTTCGGAATTTTCTCCCTTTGCACTTGGTCCTCAACTGAAAACACAACCTCGTTGTACGACTTCGAAAATACTACATTGTTCACCGCCTGAAACCTCACACTAATCATCCCCATTCTCCctcttatttttttcttcttATAAACTTCTCTCCCATCTGATAAATTTTCCAAAATCCCCAATTCTTAGCGAGCCCTCCCAACATAATTGACGGCGCAAGGGTAATATTATCTCCTGGTCCTATGCAGTACAACTGCAATCTAGTATTTTTGGTGAGATCATGAGCAATTTAGTGTTCTCGCCTGGGGATTCTTGGGGTAACCCTACTAGTGATTCTCCACCTCGTATGGATGCTCCCGAGCGGCACCTTTGCCAATGTATTCATCTACGCCTTCGGCATCGCAGCTATCATACTCCACATAATGCCATATGCAATGGTAAATGATTCTTCTCTGCTCCATAGTAATCACCGATATGCAGGCTCACTGCTCGCCTAGGGGTTCTTGGGCTAACACATGAACATTAAAACATCTCCACTGGAATTGCAGAGCAGCGAGGAAACAGTCGAGGAGATCGCAGCACAAGCAACATAGGAGAAGTAGACGGGGTCAGTAGAAGCGCGATGCCAGCACTCTGCCAGCATATGATTGCCGATCCTGGCAAAAGCACCGTCTGCATTCGCCATCATCTATAACTCAAATCTGCAATTTCATTTGTAGCTGCTACATAATCATCTAGATGATTCACAACTGTAGTTACTCAACTCCGCCAAGCTCCCTAAAAGAAGCAGTAAACAAGATCTGTGCTTGTGTTATTACTGTTGAACTATATGCCAAGTTTCATTCGGCATCAAGGATGATGTTTTCCTCATTTTTAGGATGGATGTGCTTGTTGCATTGCTCTCTAGGACCTTACACACCAATATGTTCCATTTGATTTCTTCTTTCTTGCTCCGATGCCATATTTTATCCTTAAAATGCCTGCAACATGTACAAATAGTATACCCGTGAAGTGAATATAACAGAAATGCTGAAGAAGTGGCACGGTATGCGTACGACAGTAAATTTCCTATTGCGGTCAATTCCTTTTGCGGGATTTGGTGGGTGAGTGAGAAAAAGATGGAAGGCAGCTAGAAATCTGATGTGTTAGCTTCTTCTCCCTAGTCTTCTGAATTTTAATTGTGATGTTTGTCTGTCCGCTAAGTCCACCTACCTTCAGTTTATGGAGATGAAGCTAGGAGGGGCGCCCCTTTTGGAAAAGGGGTACTAAAAATATATTCTGAAATGCTATGAAAGCAAACATCTGTTGTATTAACCTAGAAAACTTGTGTGTCTAAATGAAATGATCCTGACCAACAAAGACAAGACCTCACCTGCATAGAGGAACCCTGCAGGTGTCTGGTGTGGAACACATTCGAGAATGCAGCTCAAGAAGCTGCCACATGCGCTTGCAGTTGGCGCAGCCACGAGGCACACGTTTTTTGCATGCCGAGAAATGGCGCACGAGCAACTCGATGCCCTTGCAGGCAGGAAACTTGCAAACAACCTGACTGCCCTTGAGTTTCTGATCCCAGGGGCCAATCGTCCTACAACCGTCTCGGCATATATGAACAAGAGCTTCCATAGCTTCATACAACTGAAGATAAACCTTCTTTTCCTCCATCCTTTTAGCTCTTTCTTGCCTTCTCTGCGTCAAATTCAGTTTTAAGAACGATGAGTATGAACCATGACAGTAAGTTGTGCAGCTATACAATTTTCTGACAGCAGGTATAAGCATTCTAAGTGTGTGCATCATGTAGAAGATTATAGACATAACATATAGCGAGACGATTATAGACATAACATGTAGCGAGACGAGTAATTCGAACAACTGAGATGTTGCGAGGTGGAGTTACTAGTGATTAAGCCATATTAGGATGCTCTGTTTCAGATAACTCACTGTGTCCACTTCAACAAGAAACTCAAGAAGCTCTTGCTCCAGGCTTGGGTTGGCCCGTCTCATCACTTTCCACCCTTCTGACAGAGAGATGGTCTTGAAATCTCCAACGATCATACGGGTACAGATGAGCGAGAGCCTTGGTGCGTCACAGAGTCTAGCCAGTTGTAGAACGTCCACCACGTTATCAGGAGCAAGAAAAAACCTCTCGAGCTGGTCGGTGCAGACGATCTTCAGCGATTGTACCGAGAAAACATGAGAGAGTACGAGCAAATGAAGGGCATACTTCTTCATCTCACCCTGCTCAAAGCTTCACCAGAGGAACAAAATAGATGACAAGGTTCTGTCAAGCTATATCTTGTAGTAAAAGAAGAGCATACTGAAAACTCTGAAGAAACATAAACATTCAGGCATGAACACAGCCCACATTCATACCGTGAAGAATACAGAAATCTGATGAAGACACGGACTGCTTCTGATGGGACACCGGAAATCAGGATGTTTCTGAAACCATGTTCAATTCTAGCTTCTTCCAACATACTTCTCAGAACCGGAGATCTGATGCCCTGTAGGAGACGAGGTCAAGATTACATAATATCAAAACCTGCCTCTGTTCTAGGAGTGTGAGGCCATTACAGGAAAAGAATCATAAAAACTGTACTCACAAGAATGCACGAATGCGATAAGATCTGGCTGCCATCGCCCGTCGATACGCGGACATCGGCTTGATATCCTTCCAAGAATAGCCTGTTCCAGCAGTCCTCGACCTCCTCAGAGCCATGAACACGACGAGCCTTTTTAGCATTCCTGGAACTTCTCTGCTTGCCATAAGAGGTTCCAGGTGGAGGTGGATCTGGCACGACTCTGGTGCCTGCCAAGGTACCGCACTCGTAGACATCGAACGGGCCGTCGATCGCACTGCTGTCGAAGAAGAGCTGTGAGGAGCCTGACTCCAGGGGCGCCATCAAGGTGTGCCTCCTGCTTTGACCCTGCAAGCCAAAATGATCAAGAGAGAAGAGAGCTGAAAACACAGCCTACTCGAGTTTTTGTAGTACCCATATGGCACCGCAAGTAGTACTTCCTTTGAAGCAAGGTTCAGGAAGAAGTTGTTATAAATAGATGGAAGAAACCAAAGGCATAACGTAAGGCAAGTGATTCATTACTAATTACTCGATATCTTCAGCACATAATAAACAAATAAATTAATGAGAACTCCGTGTTTCTGAAGTTACTACTTCATACTAAAATAGTGAGTTGAAGGAAAATATGCACAGAATTACATCCATGTGTTTCTTTCCTGAACTCTGAGGCTGGAAATTGTAAGAACTTCCTGCCCAGAAGAACATCACATGAGGTCCATAAAAGAAGATGTTAACATGGAAATTTCTGAGTTATGTGGGTGGCCCATGAGAATTCCAGTCCCCGGAAAGTAGAAACCAAGAATTGCTGAAAGTATCTCAAACTCGAGCTGATCAAATACGCTTCAGCTCCTCACTCAAGAGCTATGGCTCCCCTGTCCCTGGGACCATCAGAGAGGGGAAATCGACGGGGAAGAAGGGAGACGCGAGATGGAAATTGGATTGGAGCAAGCCACAGCTGCGTGCTCACCTGAGATTTTCCACGAGCGATGGACTGGAGTCGCCGGAGTCTCTGTAAAAAATGAGGTCGGGAACGGTCCCTTGAGTCTCCACTGTCGCAGAGCTTTTGAAGCCTGCAGCAAATGGCAACCGTCCTCTCCTATACTTGGGGCACTTGGCCACACGCCCACGCAGGCTGGGGGGAGGGGGCCACGTGCTGCGTGTGCCTGACACGAGTCCCCCACGGAAGGCCCGGCCCCGCATGTCACTGCCACGAGGCAGGTGCGTCTGCGGTGCCCGCCACGGCTGTGAAGTGATGACTGATGAGAGGGCAAGGAGTAGGACGGAGCCGACTCACAGATATGTCCTCACGTGGAAAGGGCGCGCCGCCCGGGCCAGTAGGATCGCGCCACGTGGCCACACGCCGGCGCCGCCCACAGAACAGAGGACGCACACTTTCTCACTGGGCGGTGGCCCCAGTGTATGTAGCACATATGTGTGTATGTGCCCACTGCCTACGGAAAAGCAGAACTGGAAGAGCCTGGAAGGTGGGCTGGCCGGCTCCGCGCCCCGCGGGTATGGATACGGCGACCGACTTGTTTGTCCAAGTGGGAGGGAGAAAAGAGAAAGGTGTGGCCTGGCTCGTCTCCGCCCTTCGTGCGTGCGTGCACGGCGGATGAACAGCTACCGATGAATAAACCCGCCCTCGGATCTGCTGCAGCAACGCGCGCCAGTCAGTCAAAACGATGCATTATCCTAtcctagcagcagcagcagcagcggaaGAAGAAAAATACAGCAGCACTCGAATTCTGGGCTTTACCATTTGTCCCTGTGGAGATCCCGGATATACGTTTCCTTTTGTATCTTCCGCGCAGGACGGGGACCTCCCCCCTTGGGCCTTGTCCCGTTCGGGAGCCAGAGGCTTCCAGTGGGCGGCGAACCAGGCACCCGTTTCGACGGCGAGTTGAATCGAATCACACGCACGCACGGCACGGCACGGCGCGGCGGCTGCCGCTGCCATCACCCATGACACACACAGCGACAGTGACGGGCGGATTATGTACAGACGCCGAGGCAAACCGTGTGCCGGCGAGTGGAAAAACGGAGGGTTTACAGGGCTTTCACGTGTCTAAGCTCAAGAAAAAAGATTAGGCCGACGGGCCACGACGACATGCGTTACAAAAAGAGATGGCGATTCTCTTGATTCTTAGTGCTAGATAGAGGCTGCCGTCATTCGTCGTTGGGCTCTGCCTCCTCAGCTTGTGTGCCAAGCTTCACGATGTCCTCAACCAGGATCTTCCCGTCTGTAATGTAACCCAAGCAGAGGCAGAGCAGTATGTGTCAATACGCTCAGGCAGTATCGACAGGAGCGTGGCTATCGTTAAAATTAGGGACCTTTATCTTTGGAGAGGCTCCCGATGAGCTCCTCGATGCCTGAACTGTCCAAGTTGTGCTTCAGGTACGCGGCCGCGGCTGCCACCTCCTCCGACGTCACCTTACCGTCATGATCCCTTCGGAAAATTATCATGATACATTGATACCACAATATAATATCGTGTCATGTTTGATAATATGGTACAAGATCTTAGTCTGATGGAATTCTACTTATGTCGTATAGACTTGTTTAGACTACACAGAAATCATGAGTTACTACCTGTCGAGAAGCTGCCATCCATCACCGATGGCCGTGTCTACATCATGGATTTCCTTTGTCAGTTCCTTGAGCATGCCATTTATCTGCAAGAAGAAACACAAGAACATACCACAAGTTACAGGCTAGAGATGAGCAGGATGAAGAAACAGACTGGTAAATTATATCAGGATAGTGGATGTTTAATAGAAATGGGGCGACCGGAACTCAGGGCATCCAAATTGGTTTGATTCCATTTTTGTTAAAACTACAGACCTCCTGCACTTTCCAAAATATCTGATGAACTATAGTTCACATGAGCAATACCTTTTTCATGAGTGCTGACGATACTGAACTTTTTGCAGATCTACTCCCCTTAGCAGCTACGTACGCCTCATTAGCATCCTCTGCTGTCGAACCTTCACGCAGTGAGTTGTACAATTCTATCTGCAAAAAGGAAAAATAATGTGTTTAGAGAATGCGAGAAGGTTGAGATCGTCAGATAAAATCCACCTTTTTTTGCAGATAACAATAATGAGATAAAATTCACTAGAACATATATTAGCCTTATTGTGGATAAGAAAATAATATGCGCTAGATTCACCTCTCTGTGCACAATGCTTAGGAATTCTTGATGCTCCTTGCTAGTTGACTGCAAGAGAAATAAATCAACAAACAGAAAGTTTCAGCAACTATCTACTAACAGACATGTGCAAACAAGTATTCTATTTGAAATCTTAC
The Aegilops tauschii subsp. strangulata cultivar AL8/78 chromosome 3, Aet v6.0, whole genome shotgun sequence genome window above contains:
- the LOC109786362 gene encoding BTB/POZ and TAZ domain-containing protein 3 is translated as MAPLESGSSQLFFDSSAIDGPFDVYECGTLAGTRVVPDPPPPGTSYGKQRSSRNAKKARRVHGSEEVEDCWNRLFLEGYQADVRVSTGDGSQILSHSCILGIRSPVLRSMLEEARIEHGFRNILISGVPSEAVRVFIRFLYSSRFEQGEMKKYALHLLVLSHVFSVQSLKIVCTDQLERFFLAPDNVVDVLQLARLCDAPRLSLICTRMIVGDFKTISLSEGWKVMRRANPSLEQELLEFLVEVDTRRQERAKRMEEKKVYLQLYEAMEALVHICRDGCRTIGPWDQKLKGSQVVCKFPACKGIELLVRHFSACKKRVPRGCANCKRMWQLLELHSRMCSTPDTCRVPLCRHFKDKIWHRSKKEEIKWNILVCKVLESNATSTSILKMRKTSSLMPNETWHIVQQ